The Chloroherpetonaceae bacterium genome window below encodes:
- a CDS encoding sigma-54 dependent transcriptional regulator, with protein MHKVFVVDDDPSFRTLLVKILSKDYEVTPFSIPSECVKSVESNPPNLVVTDFSMPEINGVELVRMIKSKTPEVPVIVLTAFGSIEMAVQALQAGAFHYLEKKFSDPTFTTSNFTVLRTLVQRAIESGVLKTDNSRYKQEVEVLSRKVRQYRSPILIGESHAMANVRSIIEQVASIDSTVLIRGETGSGKNVAAEMIHHHSTRSGKGQFVEINCAALPENLLEAELFGYEQGAFTDARSSKKGLFEIASNGTIFLDEIDAASLLVQSKLLTVLETRTFRRLGGNKPISVDVRIICASNSALEEKVAKRDFREDLFFRINVVSISMPPLRELGSDIILIAEKFIEQFSVEMNKPIASLTDLAKEKLLSHYWKGNVRELRNVMERAVIFTKAGDSITPEQIILSSSERIPKEHQIQSKNEEPIFSIPIGKSLEEVKWSYIQAILNSGKSYGEAAKTLGISAKALWEIRKRNGYED; from the coding sequence ATGCACAAAGTATTTGTCGTCGATGACGACCCGAGTTTTCGTACCCTTTTGGTAAAAATTTTATCCAAAGACTATGAGGTTACCCCTTTTTCAATCCCATCTGAATGTGTAAAATCGGTTGAATCCAACCCGCCAAACTTAGTAGTGACCGATTTTTCAATGCCTGAAATTAACGGGGTTGAACTTGTTCGGATGATTAAATCAAAGACACCGGAGGTTCCTGTCATTGTTCTCACTGCATTTGGAAGTATTGAAATGGCAGTTCAGGCCTTGCAAGCAGGTGCTTTTCATTACCTCGAAAAAAAGTTTTCCGATCCCACATTTACCACTTCAAACTTTACCGTTCTGCGAACTCTTGTGCAACGGGCAATTGAAAGCGGTGTTTTGAAAACCGATAACTCACGCTACAAGCAAGAGGTTGAAGTGCTATCCCGAAAAGTTCGTCAATATCGCTCCCCAATTCTAATTGGTGAAAGCCACGCAATGGCCAACGTGCGATCAATCATCGAGCAAGTGGCTTCGATAGACTCTACTGTGTTAATTCGAGGTGAAACAGGGTCAGGAAAAAATGTCGCCGCGGAAATGATTCACCACCACTCCACACGCTCAGGAAAAGGGCAATTTGTTGAAATCAACTGCGCAGCTCTCCCCGAAAATTTGCTTGAAGCTGAGCTATTCGGCTACGAACAAGGCGCATTTACAGACGCTCGGTCTTCCAAAAAGGGACTTTTTGAAATTGCCAGTAACGGCACCATCTTTTTGGATGAAATTGACGCTGCTTCACTTTTAGTTCAATCCAAATTGCTTACCGTTCTTGAAACCCGAACCTTCAGAAGGCTTGGCGGAAACAAGCCCATCAGTGTTGATGTTCGTATTATTTGTGCATCCAATAGCGCTCTTGAAGAAAAAGTCGCGAAACGCGATTTCCGGGAAGATCTTTTTTTTAGAATCAATGTGGTTTCAATTTCAATGCCTCCGCTTCGAGAATTGGGAAGCGATATCATTTTAATTGCAGAAAAATTTATCGAACAATTTTCTGTTGAAATGAATAAACCGATTGCTTCACTGACCGACTTGGCAAAAGAGAAATTGCTTAGTCACTATTGGAAAGGAAATGTTCGAGAACTGCGGAACGTAATGGAACGCGCTGTGATATTCACTAAGGCAGGTGACTCCATTACCCCGGAGCAAATCATTCTCTCTTCGAGCGAACGAATCCCGAAAGAACATCAGATTCAAAGTAAAAATGAAGAACCGATTTTTTCAATTCCTATTGGAAAAAGCTTAGAAGAAGTGAAATGGTCTTATATTCAGGCAATCTTGAATTCAGGCAAAAGCTACGGCGAAGCCGCAAAAACATTGGGTATTTCAGCAAAAGCCCTTTGGGAAATTCGTAAACGAAATGGTTATGAAGATTAG
- a CDS encoding DHHA1 domain-containing protein, producing the protein MTEKNYYTDSYKTEFESIVTRIERTGEKYTVALDNTYFYPTSGGQEHDLGEISGIRIDSVLESENGDIFHFLAFEPSFAVGDKITGKIDWNRRFENMQQHTGQHLLSAAFENLFGIKTHSSRLGNDVATLDLSTEKLSDSQIHDAEQLTNRIIWENRPVKIHFATSDTIQSFKLRVLPKVIGTIRILEVPEFDLTPCGGTHVKQTCEVGIVKVIRTEKLKQGITRLDFHCGQRVLRDYHFKNQLVTYSVQVLSVPQPRLIEKIERIISDSKEKDKELAALRSELAQKEAREIIKSLPTSDHLMEGSFSLWFSIYENLRPESFQTYAETLRKQTKCFGVLALVGNNKVQVVVTRSPDLGFDCNALLRQLLSHLQSGKGGGKVDNAQGGGTWAGKISDLSTAFRSELNTFLSTKLIS; encoded by the coding sequence ATGACGGAAAAAAATTACTACACCGATTCCTACAAAACAGAATTTGAATCAATCGTCACTCGTATTGAAAGAACGGGTGAAAAATATACTGTTGCCCTTGATAATACTTACTTTTATCCCACCTCTGGCGGTCAAGAGCATGATCTTGGAGAAATTTCGGGAATTAGGATTGATTCTGTTCTTGAGAGTGAAAATGGTGATATTTTTCATTTCCTTGCCTTCGAACCTTCTTTTGCTGTTGGAGATAAAATCACCGGAAAAATTGATTGGAATCGTCGTTTTGAAAATATGCAGCAGCATACCGGTCAGCATTTGCTATCCGCTGCATTCGAAAATTTATTCGGCATCAAAACCCATTCTTCGAGACTTGGAAATGACGTTGCGACCTTAGATTTATCAACTGAGAAACTCTCTGATTCTCAAATTCATGATGCAGAACAGCTTACCAATCGCATCATTTGGGAAAATCGCCCCGTGAAGATTCATTTCGCCACTTCCGATACGATCCAGAGTTTTAAACTACGTGTTCTACCAAAAGTCATTGGCACAATCAGAATTCTCGAAGTTCCTGAATTTGATTTAACACCTTGTGGCGGCACTCATGTCAAGCAAACTTGTGAGGTGGGCATCGTCAAAGTGATTCGAACCGAAAAGCTAAAACAGGGGATTACTCGCCTTGATTTTCATTGTGGACAAAGAGTTCTTAGGGATTATCATTTCAAAAATCAACTTGTCACTTACTCGGTACAAGTGCTTAGTGTGCCCCAACCACGTCTTATCGAAAAAATCGAACGGATAATTTCAGATTCCAAAGAAAAGGATAAAGAACTTGCCGCTCTTCGTTCTGAATTGGCTCAAAAAGAAGCGCGAGAAATCATAAAATCACTTCCCACGAGCGACCATTTAATGGAAGGATCTTTTTCGCTTTGGTTTAGTATTTATGAAAATCTTCGGCCGGAATCGTTTCAAACCTATGCTGAAACTCTTAGGAAACAAACAAAGTGTTTTGGAGTTTTGGCATTGGTTGGAAATAACAAGGTTCAAGTTGTCGTCACGAGAAGCCCGGATCTTGGGTTTGATTGCAACGCACTATTGAGGCAACTTCTTTCACACTTGCAAAGTGGGAAAGGCGGTGGCAAAGTTGATAACGCACAAGGAGGTGGAACTTGGGCTGGAAAGATTTCTGATCTCTCTACAGCATTTCGCTCGGAGCTTAACACCTTCCTTTCAACCAAATTAATATCATGA
- a CDS encoding geranylgeranylglyceryl/heptaprenylglyceryl phosphate synthase, with the protein MEKLSTTIISQLLLTRERKRAGFLLLIDPDSYEETELLKLCKKASEFGADAILIGGSMMLSYRIDEYIRHIKAVSHLPVILFPGSAMQVSGEADAMLFLSLMSGRNPEYLIGHHVTAAPAIKALGLETIPTAYLLIESGKPTTVSYVTGTMPIPRHKPNIAAAHALAAEYLGMKFCYLEAGSGAELSVPEEMISRVKSVSSLPLIVGGGIRTPEEAASKVQAGADFIVIGNAFEHHRSDSFLRNMIDAVHSSNS; encoded by the coding sequence ATGGAAAAACTTTCAACAACCATTATCAGTCAACTGCTTTTAACTCGTGAAAGAAAAAGAGCGGGATTTTTACTTTTGATTGACCCCGATAGTTACGAAGAAACTGAATTGCTCAAATTGTGTAAAAAAGCTAGTGAATTTGGTGCAGATGCCATTTTGATAGGTGGCAGCATGATGCTTTCTTACCGAATTGATGAGTATATCCGTCATATCAAAGCTGTAAGCCATTTACCGGTCATTTTATTTCCCGGTAGTGCAATGCAAGTATCGGGCGAAGCCGATGCAATGCTTTTTCTTTCTTTGATGAGCGGAAGAAACCCGGAGTATCTTATTGGTCATCATGTTACCGCTGCGCCGGCAATCAAAGCCTTGGGTTTAGAAACAATCCCTACGGCTTATTTGCTTATTGAATCAGGTAAACCGACAACTGTAAGCTATGTTACCGGTACAATGCCAATTCCTCGTCATAAACCAAATATCGCTGCAGCGCATGCCCTTGCGGCTGAATATTTGGGAATGAAATTTTGTTACCTTGAAGCCGGAAGCGGAGCCGAACTTTCTGTACCGGAAGAAATGATTTCTAGGGTTAAATCTGTTTCAAGTTTACCCTTGATTGTGGGTGGTGGAATTCGCACACCCGAAGAAGCCGCAAGTAAAGTTCAAGCAGGAGCAGATTTCATTGTGATCGGAAATGCTTTTGAACACCATCGAAGCGATAGCTTTTTGAGAAACATGATTGATGCCGTTCATTCTTCCAATTCATAA
- the fbp gene encoding class 1 fructose-bisphosphatase yields the protein MGELITIERHILEQQKMFPNATGELSQLLSDVTFAAKLVRREVIRAGLVDMLGSIGKTNVQGEEVKKLDEYANERFIHAIGHHGRFAVMASEENDDIIIPPNDHAGKYVLLFDPLDGSANIDANISVGTIFSIYKRKSLVGSPADADDCLQRGLDQVAAGYVIYGSSVMLVYTTGQGVHGFTLDPTIGEFLLSHRDIKTPQRGKIYSINEGYYRYFFDGIKKYIKYLQHEDKATSRPYSARYIGSLVADFHRNLLYGGIFVYPRTKKAPSGKLRLLYEANPMAFICEQAGGRATDGYQRILELEPKELHQRTPLFIGSTEDVKIAEEFEQGLRELEHDKELIPLMLKEVEKAERILT from the coding sequence ATGGGAGAGTTGATTACAATCGAACGGCATATTTTGGAACAGCAAAAAATGTTCCCAAATGCAACAGGTGAACTTTCGCAGTTGCTTTCTGATGTGACCTTCGCTGCAAAATTAGTCCGAAGAGAAGTCATTCGAGCAGGACTTGTGGATATGCTTGGCTCAATCGGGAAAACGAATGTGCAGGGCGAGGAAGTCAAAAAGTTGGATGAATATGCGAATGAAAGGTTTATCCACGCAATCGGACACCACGGTAGATTTGCCGTTATGGCTTCTGAAGAAAACGATGATATAATCATTCCACCAAATGATCACGCCGGAAAATATGTTCTTCTTTTCGACCCCCTTGATGGCTCGGCAAATATTGACGCAAATATTAGTGTCGGAACGATTTTTTCAATTTATAAAAGAAAATCATTGGTAGGGAGTCCGGCTGATGCAGATGATTGCTTGCAGCGTGGGTTAGATCAAGTTGCCGCGGGATATGTGATCTATGGTTCCTCTGTCATGTTGGTTTATACGACCGGGCAAGGAGTTCACGGATTTACTCTTGATCCAACAATTGGAGAGTTCCTTCTCTCACACCGTGATATCAAAACCCCTCAACGCGGAAAAATATATTCCATAAATGAAGGATACTACCGTTATTTTTTTGATGGCATAAAGAAATATATCAAGTATTTGCAGCATGAAGATAAAGCCACTTCAAGGCCTTATTCAGCACGGTATATTGGTTCGTTAGTCGCGGATTTTCATCGCAATCTGCTCTACGGTGGTATCTTTGTTTATCCAAGAACCAAAAAAGCACCCAGCGGAAAACTTCGCCTTCTCTATGAAGCTAACCCAATGGCTTTTATTTGTGAACAAGCCGGCGGAAGAGCCACTGATGGTTATCAACGCATCTTGGAATTAGAGCCAAAAGAATTGCATCAACGCACCCCACTTTTTATTGGAAGTACAGAAGATGTGAAAATCGCAGAAGAATTTGAACAAGGGCTTCGTGAATTGGAACACGACAAAGAATTGATTCCTTTAATGCTTAAAGAAGTTGAAAAAGCTGAAAGAATTTTAACCTAA
- the hppD gene encoding 4-hydroxyphenylpyruvate dioxygenase, which produces MIETSAHDTRGTLAEKNEIKILDFDYLEFYVGNAKQAAQYYRTVFGFTIRAYSGPETGVKHRASYLLEQGKIRFVLTSPLQANSEISEHIKNHGDGVRDVAFEVEDTDQIYKAALKRGATPVADPHEIKDENGSVIKASIKTFGDTIHSFIERKNYKGVFLPTFHERQHKGSEKPMLRAIDHIVGNVGWNEMEKWVRFYENTFDFRQFQSFDDKDISTEYSALRSKVMTNISERIKMPINEPAEGKRKSQIEEYIEFYGGAGVQHVALITDDIVQTVRELRSRGVEFISVPLSYYDTLLSRVGELKENIEELRKENILVDKDEHGYMLQIFTKPVEDRPTLFYEIIQRRGSKSFGKGNFKALFEAIERDQAARGNL; this is translated from the coding sequence ATGATAGAAACATCAGCGCATGACACGCGTGGCACTTTAGCCGAAAAAAATGAAATTAAAATTCTCGATTTCGATTACCTTGAGTTTTATGTCGGTAATGCAAAGCAAGCTGCTCAATATTATCGCACAGTATTTGGGTTTACTATTCGAGCCTATAGCGGCCCTGAAACCGGCGTAAAACACCGCGCGAGTTATCTTCTTGAGCAGGGAAAAATTCGATTTGTACTCACCTCTCCATTGCAAGCTAATTCTGAAATTTCGGAACACATCAAAAACCACGGTGATGGGGTTCGTGATGTAGCGTTTGAGGTGGAAGATACAGATCAAATTTACAAAGCTGCGTTAAAGCGCGGCGCAACTCCCGTGGCAGACCCACATGAAATTAAAGATGAAAATGGGTCAGTAATTAAAGCCTCAATCAAGACCTTTGGTGATACAATCCATTCATTTATCGAAAGAAAAAATTACAAAGGCGTATTTCTTCCCACATTTCATGAACGCCAACATAAAGGAAGCGAAAAGCCGATGCTTCGTGCGATTGATCATATTGTAGGGAATGTTGGATGGAATGAAATGGAAAAGTGGGTAAGGTTCTATGAAAACACGTTCGATTTTCGTCAGTTTCAAAGCTTCGATGATAAAGACATTTCAACAGAGTATTCAGCCTTGCGCTCCAAAGTGATGACGAATATTTCTGAGCGAATCAAGATGCCGATTAATGAGCCGGCGGAAGGAAAGCGAAAATCTCAGATTGAAGAATACATCGAGTTTTACGGTGGTGCCGGTGTTCAACATGTGGCGTTGATAACCGACGATATCGTTCAAACGGTTCGTGAACTTCGCTCGCGTGGCGTTGAGTTTATCTCGGTGCCGCTTTCGTATTACGATACGCTTCTTTCACGAGTAGGTGAATTGAAGGAGAATATTGAAGAGCTTCGCAAAGAAAATATTTTGGTTGATAAAGACGAGCACGGGTATATGCTTCAGATCTTCACCAAACCGGTTGAAGATCGGCCAACACTTTTCTATGAAATTATTCAACGCCGAGGCTCAAAAAGTTTTGGTAAAGGAAATTTCAAAGCACTCTTTGAAGCTATTGAAAGAGACCAAGCTGCAAGAGGAAATCTCTAA
- a CDS encoding acyl-CoA dehydrogenase family protein: protein MTELTTAAVEAGINFGLTENQKMIAETVRSFTQRELPPHIVLEYDEAQKLPLELVMKLGELGFLGMIFPAEFGGSGFGYLEYVTAIEELAKVDPSVALTVAAHNSLGTNHIFQFATEEVKAKYIPRLASGKALAAWALTEPNSGSDAAGMLTTAVKDGDSWILNGTKNFITNSHAGEVAVIMAITERERGNNGISAFVVEKGTPGFSAGKKENKLGMRASETGQLILDNCRIPAENLLGKLNEGFKQAMKILDGGRISIAALSLGLAEGALEASLRYAKERKQFGKPIADFQAIQFKLAQMATEIEAAKLLTMRAAALKDEGKTTTTESSMAKLYASEVAERVASEAVQIFGGYGFIKDFPVEKFYRDVKLCTIGEGTSEIQRVVIARQLIKE, encoded by the coding sequence ATGACAGAACTAACCACAGCAGCCGTAGAGGCAGGAATCAATTTCGGGCTTACCGAAAATCAAAAAATGATTGCAGAAACCGTGCGATCATTTACTCAGCGCGAATTGCCGCCACACATTGTTTTAGAGTATGACGAGGCGCAAAAGCTTCCTTTAGAGCTTGTGATGAAACTTGGAGAGTTAGGATTTTTAGGAATGATTTTCCCTGCAGAATTTGGCGGCTCCGGGTTTGGATATTTGGAATATGTAACCGCTATTGAAGAATTGGCAAAGGTTGACCCAAGCGTTGCCCTGACAGTCGCAGCGCATAATTCACTTGGCACCAATCATATTTTTCAATTTGCGACCGAAGAAGTTAAAGCGAAGTACATCCCAAGACTTGCAAGCGGGAAAGCACTTGCTGCTTGGGCTTTAACCGAACCTAATTCGGGCAGCGATGCCGCGGGGATGCTGACTACGGCTGTAAAAGATGGTGACTCTTGGATCCTAAACGGAACAAAGAATTTTATCACCAATTCGCATGCAGGTGAAGTGGCTGTTATAATGGCCATTACAGAGCGTGAAAGAGGCAATAACGGCATCAGCGCTTTTGTGGTCGAAAAGGGAACACCCGGATTTTCAGCCGGTAAAAAGGAAAATAAATTAGGAATGCGTGCCTCAGAAACCGGACAATTGATATTGGATAATTGTCGAATTCCGGCAGAAAACTTGCTTGGTAAACTGAACGAAGGGTTCAAGCAAGCAATGAAGATTTTGGATGGCGGTAGAATTTCAATTGCTGCGCTCTCGCTCGGCTTGGCGGAAGGTGCGCTTGAAGCCTCACTCCGATATGCCAAAGAGCGAAAACAATTCGGCAAGCCGATTGCCGATTTTCAGGCCATTCAATTTAAGCTTGCACAAATGGCCACCGAAATTGAAGCGGCTAAATTGCTGACAATGCGTGCAGCAGCCTTGAAGGACGAAGGAAAAACAACGACTACGGAATCATCAATGGCAAAGCTTTATGCTTCTGAAGTGGCGGAACGAGTGGCCTCGGAAGCGGTTCAAATTTTCGGCGGCTACGGGTTCATTAAAGATTTTCCAGTAGAAAAATTCTATCGCGATGTCAAGCTGTGCACCATTGGCGAAGGAACATCCGAAATTCAACGCGTGGTGATTGCTCGCCAATTGATTAAGGAGTAA
- a CDS encoding alpha-amylase/4-alpha-glucanotransferase domain-containing protein yields MKKINLIFGTHNHQPIGNFDSVFEECYQKSYKPFLDVFQKFPSLKIAKHYTGILLDWLESNRPELLKQLKTLVDRGNIEVISGGFYEPILAVIPDEDKIAQVQKLTKFVKKHFGTTATGLWLAERIWEQHLVKPLAQAGIKYVILDDTHFKYAGLTEDQLYGYYISEEQGYTVNLFPISKTLRYSIPFQDVSATIDYLRSIATEEGDRMVVFADDGEKFGAWPGMYEHIYSKNHWLEKFFEALHDNRDWINTITFQEALEKYKPIGRIYLSNASYAEMMHWALPSKSFKTYETFEHRLKEEGLFDDYNIFVRGGFWRNFMVKYPESNQMHKKMLEVSHRARQLEEKGKKVSSKTIDKIMAAQCNCPYWHGVFGGTYLPNLRHPIYQNLIDAETDLDKLDGQNEIVSLSVTDFDKDGQDEVVIKNSELGIYIKPKEGGMITELDYKPASKNLLDIVSRREEGYHERLKRTAPQSGAAGAMHESVMVKELGLESHLNYDWYRHGNLVDHFVPHNTTAEEFYRGTFRELGDFVHGAYEVKTSGTKQKQVAILTRKGHVHLGGKDFSVEVEKIITVLKGKPEYTVDYSLRMLNDSKATVRFAVENCYGLLAGNAPDRYYYFDNQILEENRLVSIGEVRSPMVGLKDEWLKINAKLESNYEATVIRFPIETISLSEGGFEKVYQGSVVMMCYDIELSKKPIKISLTQRFMRS; encoded by the coding sequence ATGAAAAAGATTAATCTCATCTTTGGTACGCACAATCATCAACCTATCGGGAATTTCGATTCCGTTTTTGAAGAGTGCTACCAAAAATCCTACAAGCCTTTTCTCGATGTTTTTCAAAAATTTCCCTCTCTTAAAATCGCAAAGCACTACACAGGAATTCTTTTGGACTGGCTTGAATCGAACAGGCCCGAACTCCTAAAGCAATTGAAAACATTGGTTGATCGGGGAAATATTGAAGTCATTAGCGGGGGTTTTTATGAACCTATCTTAGCAGTGATTCCCGATGAAGATAAAATTGCGCAGGTTCAAAAATTAACCAAGTTTGTTAAAAAACATTTTGGAACAACCGCCACCGGCCTTTGGCTTGCGGAGCGTATTTGGGAGCAGCATTTGGTAAAGCCACTCGCGCAGGCGGGGATCAAGTATGTGATTTTGGATGATACGCATTTCAAATATGCCGGATTGACTGAAGATCAACTTTACGGGTACTACATCAGTGAAGAGCAAGGCTATACCGTTAATCTCTTCCCCATTTCCAAAACGCTTCGATACTCAATTCCTTTTCAAGATGTGAGCGCGACGATTGATTATCTCCGAAGCATCGCAACCGAAGAAGGCGATAGAATGGTGGTTTTTGCAGACGATGGCGAAAAATTCGGCGCGTGGCCCGGAATGTATGAACACATTTACTCCAAAAATCATTGGCTTGAAAAGTTTTTTGAAGCCCTGCACGACAACCGCGATTGGATTAACACCATCACCTTTCAAGAAGCCTTAGAAAAGTATAAACCCATCGGCCGCATTTACCTTTCAAATGCCTCCTACGCTGAAATGATGCACTGGGCACTTCCTTCGAAATCCTTCAAGACTTATGAAACCTTTGAACATCGTTTGAAGGAAGAAGGATTGTTTGATGACTATAACATATTCGTTCGCGGTGGCTTTTGGCGAAACTTTATGGTAAAGTACCCTGAATCGAATCAGATGCATAAAAAGATGCTTGAGGTCTCACACCGTGCTCGGCAATTGGAGGAAAAGGGAAAGAAAGTATCTTCGAAAACCATTGATAAAATAATGGCCGCCCAGTGTAACTGCCCATACTGGCACGGGGTTTTTGGCGGAACTTACCTTCCGAACCTTCGCCACCCGATTTATCAAAACCTCATTGATGCCGAAACCGATTTAGATAAGCTTGATGGCCAAAATGAAATTGTAAGCCTAAGTGTCACAGATTTCGATAAGGATGGACAAGATGAAGTGGTGATTAAGAATAGTGAACTCGGTATTTACATTAAGCCGAAAGAAGGCGGGATGATAACAGAGCTCGATTATAAACCGGCTTCGAAAAATCTCTTGGATATTGTTTCACGCAGAGAAGAAGGATACCACGAACGGCTGAAACGCACTGCACCTCAAAGTGGCGCTGCCGGTGCAATGCACGAGAGCGTAATGGTGAAAGAGCTTGGGTTGGAATCGCATTTGAATTATGATTGGTATCGGCACGGAAATTTGGTTGATCACTTTGTACCTCACAACACCACGGCGGAGGAATTCTACCGAGGGACTTTCCGTGAACTCGGCGATTTCGTGCACGGTGCTTATGAAGTAAAAACATCGGGCACAAAACAAAAGCAAGTTGCAATACTCACAAGAAAAGGTCATGTGCATCTTGGTGGGAAAGATTTCTCGGTAGAAGTTGAGAAAATAATCACGGTCTTAAAAGGCAAACCCGAGTACACGGTAGATTATAGCCTAAGAATGCTTAACGATTCAAAAGCTACGGTTCGATTCGCGGTTGAAAATTGCTATGGTCTCCTTGCAGGAAATGCACCCGATAGGTACTACTATTTCGATAATCAAATCTTAGAAGAAAATCGATTGGTAAGTATTGGTGAAGTCCGCTCACCAATGGTTGGGCTAAAAGATGAGTGGCTCAAAATCAATGCCAAGTTGGAGTCGAACTACGAAGCCACAGTGATACGCTTTCCGATTGAAACGATTTCGCTTTCGGAAGGTGGGTTCGAGAAAGTCTATCAAGGCTCGGTGGTGATGATGTGCTATGATATTGAACTTTCAAAAAAGCCCATTAAAATAAGCTTGACGCAGCGTTTTATGAGAAGCTGA
- the tsaE gene encoding tRNA (adenosine(37)-N6)-threonylcarbamoyltransferase complex ATPase subunit type 1 TsaE, translating into MIIPLILKNAVRLSHSPEESRELARQFGIGLTAGDIVLLSGDLGAGKTLFVKGICDVYHCSDSVTSPTFTIVNTYNGTLKGVEYTLHHFDLYRIESERELQNIGFDEYLYSNAISIIEWSEKFAHLFPSRSRKVFIDKADETKRLIRIE; encoded by the coding sequence ATGATCATCCCTTTGATTCTAAAAAATGCAGTTAGATTATCTCACTCACCTGAGGAATCAAGAGAATTAGCCCGTCAATTTGGAATTGGATTAACGGCAGGGGATATTGTTTTACTTTCAGGAGACTTAGGCGCTGGTAAGACCTTATTTGTCAAAGGAATTTGCGATGTGTATCACTGTTCAGACAGTGTAACAAGTCCAACGTTCACAATTGTCAATACTTATAACGGTACACTTAAAGGGGTTGAATACACCCTTCATCACTTTGATCTATACAGGATTGAATCGGAAAGGGAATTACAAAATATTGGCTTTGATGAATATTTATATTCCAATGCCATTTCCATCATTGAGTGGTCAGAAAAATTCGCGCATTTATTTCCTTCTCGATCACGAAAGGTTTTTATTGATAAAGCAGATGAGACCAAACGGTTGATTAGAATCGAATAG